TTGCTGGGGCTCTCGGAAGTCGTCAAGCGCGAGGGCTTCGAGGTCCTTGGCGCGGAGAGCTTGAAGCAAGCCCGCGAGGAGATCGCGGCGCACCAACCCGACATCCTGCTCATCGACCTCGGGCTTCCCGATGGGAGCGGGCTCGATCTGCTGGAGGATTTCGAGGGCACGGCCTCCCCGGAAGTCGTTTTGATCACGGGGCACGCGAGCGTCGAGACGGCTGTCGAAGCCCTCCGCTGCGGCGCCGCCGACTACCTCACGAAGCCTGTCGACATGGCCCGGGTCAAGATGGCTCTGGGCAAGCTGTCTCGCACCCTTAAGATGAAGGGTGAGATCGGCTCACTGCGCACCGAGTTGCGCAAGCTGGGTCGGTTCGGACCCCTCGTCGGCGCGTCGCCCGCCATGCAGAAGATCTACGATTTGATCGCACGCGTGGCCAAGACCAACGCCAGCATCCTCCTCAGCGGTGAGACGGGTACGGGAAAGGAGGTCGTCGCACGGACCATCCACGACCTGAGTCGCCGCAGCAAGGCACCGTTTCTTCCCATGAACTGCGGCGCGGTCTCGGCGAATCTGATCGAGAGCGAGCTCTTCGGTCACGAGCGCGGGAGCTTCACCGGGGCCGACAAAATGCACCGGGGATACTTCGAGCGAGCTCATGGAGGGACCTTGTTTCTCGACGAGATCGCAGAGATGCCCATGGACCTCCAAGTGAGGCTCCTCCGCGTGCTCGAAACGTCCACGGTCAGCCGCGTTGGAGGGAGCGATTCGTTCCAGGTCGATGTGCGCATCATTGCGGCCTCGAACCAGCGGATCGAGGACGCGGTCACGGCGGGGAAGCTGCGTGAGGACTTGCTGTATCGCCTCAACACCTTCCAGATCGAGATTCCTCCATTGCGGAAGCGGGCCGGAGATGTCAAGCTCTTGGCCGAGGAGTTTCTGAAGGAGCTGAACCAGAACGAGGGGACAACCAAGCGCTTCACCCGGGCGTGCCTCGACCGGCTCGACCAGCACCATTGGCCGGGGAACGTCCGTGAGCTCAGGAACGTGGTTCAGCGCGCCTTCATCCTCGCCGAGGACGATGTTGGCGTCGACTCCCTCCCCCTCCAGGTCACCGAAGAACCGTCCGCGCCCCCTTCGACCTTGATGATACAGGTGGGGATCCCCATGGCAGAGATGGAGCGCCGTCTCATCCTAGCGACGCTCGAACGCTTCGAGGGGGACAAAAAGAAGGTCGCCGATGTTCTCCAGATCAGCGTGAAGACCCTCTACAACCGTTTGAGGGAGTACAAAACCGACTGACGGGGCGGTCCGACCGGGGGCCATCCCCCTCTTAGCAAATTGTAGAACATGCGTCAGAGCGCCCCCGGTAGGCTCCCTTCGCGCACGTCACAACCGCGAATCTGACAGGCTCCTCGTGATTGGCTACTGGCACGGCTCTTGCTCTTCACACTGGAGTCGGCTCGCATGACGCGCGGACGATAGCCAAAGGAGGCGATATGCTCTGGACAGTCGTTGTGATTCTCGCGGCGTTGTGGTTACTGGGAACGGTCAGCTCCACCACCTTCGGGGGGTTGATCCATCTGTTGCTGGTTTTGGCCGTCATCGTGGTGGTGGTCAATCTGATCTCGGGGCGACGGGTCGTCTGATCCCGCTCTTGCGTCTGGGGTGGCCGACGAGCGGTCCTCATTTCGGGCTCCGACCACCCCCTTTCGGGCCATCGTCGCAATGACGACTACGCGATGAAACTGGAAGGGAGTAGAAAATGAAATACGAGCCAAAGGATTTCAGCTCGCTTCTGGGCATGAACGGATTCAGCGACCAACTTCTAAACGACCACATCGGTCTCTATCAGGGCTACGTCGCCCAAACCAACGAGCTCCTCGAAAAGCTCGCAAAGCTCGAAGAGGGCGGCAAGCTCGGATCGGTGGAGCATTCCGAGCTAAGGCGGCGCCTCGGTTGGGAGTTCGACGGCATGCGCCTTCATGAGCTCTACTTTGGAAACCTGGGTGGAAGCGGCAAGCCACCCTCCAGAGGGGACGCGCAAGAGACCATCACGTCGGGCTTCGGAAGCTTCGACCGCTGGTCCGACGAGTTCAAAGCCGTGGGAAACCTTCGTGGAGTCGGCTGGGCGATCCTCTACCTCGATCCCGAAAGCGGCCGCCTGATGAATCTCTGGATCGACGAACACGGCACCGGCCACGCAGCGGGATGCTCGCCCCTTCTGGTGATGGACGCCTGGGAGCACGCCTTCATGACCGATTACGGAACGGACCGCGCGTCGTACATCGAGGCCTTCATGGGCAACGTCGATTGGAAAGAGATCGACAAGAGACTCGTCGCCGTCCGCAGCGTCGAAGTGGCTCACCACTGACGGGCCCGGGTGGGCGACACCCGTT
This Vicinamibacteria bacterium DNA region includes the following protein-coding sequences:
- a CDS encoding sigma-54 dependent transcriptional regulator, with translation MTPRALIVDDDSGFLLGLSEVVKREGFEVLGAESLKQAREEIAAHQPDILLIDLGLPDGSGLDLLEDFEGTASPEVVLITGHASVETAVEALRCGAADYLTKPVDMARVKMALGKLSRTLKMKGEIGSLRTELRKLGRFGPLVGASPAMQKIYDLIARVAKTNASILLSGETGTGKEVVARTIHDLSRRSKAPFLPMNCGAVSANLIESELFGHERGSFTGADKMHRGYFERAHGGTLFLDEIAEMPMDLQVRLLRVLETSTVSRVGGSDSFQVDVRIIAASNQRIEDAVTAGKLREDLLYRLNTFQIEIPPLRKRAGDVKLLAEEFLKELNQNEGTTKRFTRACLDRLDQHHWPGNVRELRNVVQRAFILAEDDVGVDSLPLQVTEEPSAPPSTLMIQVGIPMAEMERRLILATLERFEGDKKKVADVLQISVKTLYNRLREYKTD
- a CDS encoding lmo0937 family membrane protein; this encodes MLWTVVVILAALWLLGTVSSTTFGGLIHLLLVLAVIVVVVNLISGRRVV
- a CDS encoding Fe-Mn family superoxide dismutase, which encodes MKYEPKDFSSLLGMNGFSDQLLNDHIGLYQGYVAQTNELLEKLAKLEEGGKLGSVEHSELRRRLGWEFDGMRLHELYFGNLGGSGKPPSRGDAQETITSGFGSFDRWSDEFKAVGNLRGVGWAILYLDPESGRLMNLWIDEHGTGHAAGCSPLLVMDAWEHAFMTDYGTDRASYIEAFMGNVDWKEIDKRLVAVRSVEVAHH